From Crassaminicella indica, one genomic window encodes:
- a CDS encoding M42 family metallopeptidase, translating into MDVKQVLKEMIENPSVSGFESSMANRIEAYLKDITDNIKRDKLGNLIAYKKGTAKNPIKIMLAAHMDEIGLMVKDIDKNGFIKVTNIGGVDQRTLLAQEVIIHGKKDLFGVIATKAPHLQTPEERKSAVAIEDLLIDIGLTKEEAEQFISIGDPITINRQMIPLLGDTIAGKALDDKAGIAAMIECFRELKKINHQCDVFGVATVQEEVGTRGAIVSTFGISPHIGIAVDVGFGKTPELSKDDTLELGKGPGITLGANIHPKIHKRFKEIAKEYNIPFQIELSPGNSGTDAQSMQITQSGVATGVLSIPLRYMHTSVETINLQDIKNTGRLLAYFIASLDDEDLEGFLCF; encoded by the coding sequence ATGGATGTCAAACAAGTATTAAAAGAAATGATAGAAAATCCTAGCGTCTCAGGCTTTGAAAGCTCTATGGCTAATAGGATTGAAGCCTATTTAAAGGATATAACAGATAATATCAAAAGAGATAAACTAGGAAATCTAATCGCTTATAAAAAAGGTACTGCAAAAAATCCTATTAAAATTATGTTAGCTGCGCATATGGATGAAATCGGTCTTATGGTAAAGGATATTGACAAAAATGGATTCATCAAGGTTACCAATATTGGTGGAGTAGATCAAAGAACTCTTCTTGCTCAGGAAGTAATCATTCATGGAAAAAAAGATTTATTTGGCGTTATTGCTACAAAAGCACCTCACCTTCAAACTCCTGAAGAACGAAAGAGTGCTGTAGCAATAGAAGATTTACTTATCGATATTGGACTTACAAAAGAGGAAGCTGAACAATTCATAAGTATTGGTGATCCTATTACCATAAATAGACAAATGATTCCTCTACTAGGAGATACAATTGCAGGCAAAGCCCTTGATGATAAAGCTGGGATTGCTGCAATGATAGAATGCTTTAGAGAACTAAAAAAAATAAATCATCAATGTGATGTTTTTGGAGTAGCGACAGTCCAAGAAGAAGTAGGAACTAGAGGAGCTATAGTAAGTACTTTTGGCATATCCCCCCATATTGGCATCGCTGTAGATGTAGGTTTTGGAAAAACTCCAGAATTATCTAAAGATGATACCCTAGAGTTAGGAAAAGGTCCAGGTATTACTTTAGGTGCAAATATTCATCCAAAAATACATAAAAGATTCAAAGAAATTGCAAAAGAATATAATATTCCATTTCAAATTGAATTAAGTCCTGGTAACTCTGGAACAGATGCTCAATCTATGCAAATCACCCAGTCTGGCGTAGCAACTGGTGTACTCTCTATTCCTCTTAGGTATATGCATACCTCTGTTGAAACAATCAACCTACAAGATATAAAAAATACAGGCAGACTACTTGCTTATTTTATTGCAAGCTTAGATGATGAGGATTTGGAGGGATTTTTATGCTTCTAA
- a CDS encoding M42 family metallopeptidase, with translation MLLKKLCELSGVSGNEKEVRDFIYEEIKPYVDEIKIDFLGNLIAIKKGKENYPSIMLSAHMDEVGMMVKAIDENGFIKFLPVGGMDDRIFVSKVVEIGKNKIKGVIGAKAIHLQEPEERKKALKYKELYIDIGASSKEEAEKLVSRGDYIHFVSNYTEFGNHLIKAKALDDRAGCAMIMEILKNEYNSTIYAVFSVQEEVGLRGAGVAAYRLNPDMALVLEGTTCYDVTDIDEPDFATRLGAGPAISLVDSGSYFDKNIIKKLLQIAKDHKINIQFKQTTKGGNDAGRIHLTRNGIPTSAISVPCRYLHSPISVIHKEDFENAIKLVALFLESVKKEDNNE, from the coding sequence ATGCTTCTAAAAAAGCTTTGCGAGCTTTCTGGTGTTTCAGGAAATGAAAAAGAAGTAAGAGACTTTATTTATGAGGAAATAAAACCTTATGTAGATGAAATAAAAATTGATTTTTTAGGAAATCTTATTGCAATAAAAAAAGGAAAAGAAAACTACCCATCTATCATGCTCTCAGCACATATGGATGAAGTAGGCATGATGGTAAAAGCTATTGATGAAAATGGATTTATTAAGTTCCTACCTGTAGGGGGTATGGATGATCGTATTTTTGTTTCCAAAGTAGTTGAAATCGGTAAAAATAAAATTAAGGGTGTCATTGGTGCGAAGGCCATTCATCTTCAAGAACCAGAAGAAAGAAAAAAAGCCCTAAAGTACAAAGAGCTTTACATAGATATTGGTGCAAGTTCAAAGGAAGAAGCTGAAAAATTAGTTTCAAGAGGAGATTATATTCATTTTGTAAGCAATTATACAGAGTTTGGCAACCATCTTATAAAGGCTAAAGCTTTAGATGACAGAGCAGGCTGTGCAATGATAATGGAAATACTTAAAAACGAATATAACTCTACAATTTATGCAGTATTTTCTGTACAAGAAGAAGTAGGATTGCGTGGTGCTGGAGTTGCAGCCTATAGACTAAATCCTGATATGGCTCTTGTACTTGAAGGAACTACTTGCTACGATGTAACAGATATAGATGAGCCAGATTTTGCTACTCGTCTAGGTGCAGGACCTGCCATTTCATTAGTAGACAGCGGTTCATATTTTGACAAAAATATAATTAAAAAATTATTGCAAATTGCAAAAGATCATAAGATCAATATACAATTTAAACAAACAACAAAAGGAGGAAATGATGCAGGAAGAATCCATTTAACAAGAAATGGCATTCCCACCTCAGCTATTTCTGTCCCATGTAGATATCTTCACTCTCCTATTTCTGTAATTCACAAGGAGGATTTTGAAAACGCAATAAAGCTTGTAGCTCTTTTCCTTGAATCAGTAAAAAAGGAGGATAACAATGAATAG
- a CDS encoding M42 family metallopeptidase: MNSELLKKLTNAYGPAGNEEQIRHLIQTEIQDYVDEISVDRMGNLIAIKRGNGKRVMLASHMDEIGVIITGITDEGFLRFSNIGGVSPYISLSQRVLFSNKTIGIIGMEHLEDMKKLKLEKMYIDIGAKNKEEALKKVNIGDVASFYSSFTALGDFITAKALDDRIGCFIAIETIKNLKNSPNELYFVFTVQEELGLRGAKTAAFSVDPDIAISIDVTSTGDTPHAKHMAVKLGSGPAVKIKDHSLLSHPAVKNLMINTAKENNIPYQLEVLEFGGTDSGSIHLTRSGVPSGVLSIPCRYVHTPSEMVSKEDVENAIILLTKILENEI; the protein is encoded by the coding sequence ATGAATAGCGAATTATTAAAAAAACTTACTAATGCGTACGGTCCTGCAGGAAATGAAGAACAGATTCGTCATCTGATTCAAACTGAAATTCAGGATTATGTAGATGAAATAAGCGTTGATAGAATGGGAAATCTTATAGCCATTAAAAGAGGAAATGGAAAACGCGTGATGCTTGCCAGCCATATGGATGAAATTGGTGTTATCATAACAGGTATTACAGATGAAGGATTCTTAAGATTCTCAAATATAGGAGGAGTTTCTCCATATATTTCTCTTAGTCAAAGAGTTTTATTCTCTAATAAAACCATAGGCATCATAGGCATGGAGCATTTAGAGGATATGAAAAAGCTAAAGCTTGAGAAAATGTATATTGATATTGGTGCAAAAAATAAAGAAGAAGCACTAAAAAAAGTAAATATTGGAGATGTGGCTTCATTTTACAGCTCCTTTACAGCTCTTGGCGATTTTATTACTGCAAAAGCTTTAGATGATCGAATTGGTTGTTTTATTGCCATCGAAACAATCAAAAACTTAAAAAATTCTCCAAATGAACTATACTTCGTCTTTACCGTTCAAGAGGAATTAGGTTTAAGAGGAGCAAAAACTGCTGCTTTTTCAGTAGATCCTGATATAGCTATTTCTATAGATGTTACAAGTACGGGAGATACCCCTCATGCAAAACACATGGCTGTTAAACTAGGAAGTGGTCCTGCTGTAAAAATAAAGGATCATTCATTACTTAGTCATCCTGCTGTTAAAAATCTAATGATTAATACAGCAAAAGAAAATAACATTCCTTATCAACTAGAAGTATTAGAATTTGGTGGTACAGACTCAGGATCAATACACTTAACTAGAAGTGGTGTTCCTTCAGGTGTTTTATCTATTCCTTGTAGATATGTTCACACCCCTTCAGAAATGGTTTCTAAAGAAGATGTAGAAAATGCTATTATTCTTTTGACGAAGATATTGGAAAATGAAATATAA